In Deltaproteobacteria bacterium, the following are encoded in one genomic region:
- a CDS encoding SDR family NAD(P)-dependent oxidoreductase — protein sequence MARTVLTTGANSGIGLATALELARRGFRSVGSVRSEAKARALKRAAAAAGLEVETVLLDVTDAARCQWMIDDLRPWGLVNNAGYTLNAAVEDVGDAEARRLLETMVMAPMRLARLALPHMRAVGGGRIVNVSSIYGRTTTPLTGWYQGAKHALEGLSDALRMEVAGDGIAVILVEPGGFRTRIWEEAEREAESRQGSRYATAYRRSRTGIRLWQPFMGDPASVAAVIGRALGAWFPCARYLVGYDAQVLALADQLVPTVVRDRIARLTLGL from the coding sequence ATGGCGCGTACCGTCCTCACCACGGGCGCGAACTCCGGCATCGGGCTCGCCACCGCCCTCGAGCTCGCGCGGCGCGGCTTCCGCTCCGTCGGCAGCGTGCGCTCGGAGGCGAAGGCGCGCGCGCTCAAGCGGGCGGCGGCCGCCGCGGGCCTCGAGGTGGAGACGGTGCTCCTCGATGTCACCGACGCCGCGCGCTGCCAGTGGATGATCGACGACCTCCGACCCTGGGGGCTCGTCAACAACGCCGGCTACACGCTCAACGCCGCGGTCGAGGACGTGGGGGACGCGGAGGCGCGCCGGCTCCTCGAGACGATGGTCATGGCGCCGATGCGGCTCGCCCGCCTCGCGCTCCCCCACATGCGCGCGGTGGGCGGCGGGCGGATCGTCAACGTCTCCTCGATCTACGGCCGCACGACGACGCCGCTCACCGGCTGGTACCAGGGCGCCAAGCACGCCCTCGAGGGGCTCAGCGACGCGCTCCGCATGGAGGTCGCCGGCGACGGCATCGCGGTCATCCTGGTCGAGCCCGGGGGCTTCCGCACCCGCATCTGGGAGGAGGCCGAGCGCGAGGCGGAGAGCCGGCAGGGCTCGCGTTACGCCACCGCCTACCGGCGCTCGCGCACCGGCATACGCCTCTGGCAGCCGTTCATGGGCGACCCGGCGAGCGTCGCCGCGGTGATCGGGCGGGCGCTCGGCGCCTGGTTCCCCTGCGCCCGCTACCTCGTCGGCTACGACGCGCAGGTCCTCGCGCTCGCCGATCAGCTCGTGCCGACCGTCGTGCGCGACCGCATCGCGCGCCTCACGCTCGGGCTCTGA